The following is a genomic window from Strix aluco isolate bStrAlu1 chromosome 3, bStrAlu1.hap1, whole genome shotgun sequence.
gttaaacaaaaaaatatgtcCTTACACAGCAGAATATCTAATCCACTtatggagagagaaaaacaaaaggctaATGTGGCCTGTCCAAAAAGTAAAATAGCCACAAGTCTGTAGTGGCTGAAATTAAACCATGAGTCACACCATGTTACTTGTCACAGTTTAGATTAATTTATTATAAGATTTATGTAGTATaggtacatttttatttgtaaagacTACTAGCGTACTCACATTAGCAAATAGGGCAAAAGGTCAATTTCTGGGCAGTCTTCTATTACGAAGTTCTATGCTTTGCCATTCCACAAACAGTCTGAACTACAACTATTATCTAAAAACCACCCTAAATTTTTGCTTCCATGCCATTTTAATCAACAACTTTCTACAGCAAACTTTACTCATGAGACAATACACTGAAAATGTTCTTCACAAACCAGTGAAGTGTGTGTCATACTGACCAGATAATATTTCCaatttattattcagaaaaaaaccagttAAAACAAACCTACAAGGTACAATATGAGTCTTCACTCTTACACAGTTAAATCTATGTGGAAAGAAATCTATGCTGCGTAACAGACCAAAGCAACAGAAATGGGTGTATAGACTAAAAAGGAACAGCCAATCTTCATACTGAAGTGAATATGAATACACATTAATCACTTCCAAATTATGCAATGTTTAAATGTTTGTAAATAGACTCCTTTatgtaacttgatttttttcagtacttaCTGAAATCCTACAGGCCGACATTGAGCACCATGTTTGAAGACCGGAAGGCTGGTGACAAGCTTTAAAAAGAGTACAATCATACTAAAAGAGAAACTCCAAAAGTTTTATTAGGATTTCAACAGACATTGCAAAAAAATATTGCATAATAATtgaaaacataatattttaaacaaagtagCAATGTGGTATCAAGTAAAAGAAAGACTGGAACAGCTGTCTATATATGCTGTAAGGGAGATGTACCAGGAAAGGGatgtgacatttttaaaattcaagggCAAATGTGAACAAGCCACATTTTGATAGACTGACTATACACCAGAGATTTTTTACAAACTGCATAGCAGcgtaaaaaaaagtttttatccTAACGATATTGTATTCCTGCATTTGGAGCAGTTTACAAGGCAGATTTTGTTTACAATATTGATATTTTAATAGCTCTGGATTctcataaaaaataaactaattaaacaaaaaagcctgtatctacatttgaaaacaaaagtgcATGTATTGAGAAATAGTGTTATTTCTTAAGAAGAACACAGAGTActtaaaaagttcattttaataGATCAGCAACTGAAGATTCTTTAGATGTACATCTGCACTGCGCTACAGTGAGATTCTACCAACCCCAGCTCCTCTAACTGAACACCCTCTTTTCCTAAGTGACTGAGACACACGCCTGCCTAACATACTTATGAGGGTTCTGGGTAGTTACAAAGAACGCCAAGTACCAAAACCACCACATTGCTGACTAAAAAATACCAGTAACCCAAGACAGATGTTTTAAAGTAGATGTAGCCATAAACGCAAGCATAAACTCCTCAATATTCAGGATCCTTCCAGTCACACTACTTTTAGACACTGGAGAGCTGCAGTAAGGAGCCATTAGAGCCAAAAGACAAGAACTGATGAAAGTCTGTCTCCTGCCTTGTACTGAAGAATTTGGGGGTAATAAGCATTTCAATGCACTCAGAGAAcaggggctggagggggctgtgCTTAAAATCCCTACTGAAAACCCTGTTGGTATAGTCAGGTTTGTACACGAATCTAGATTCTCCTTTCCGGATAACTGTGGTAACAGCTAAGGATTACTGCAAATATTGCTAACTTCTGTAGAGGGTTTactcctttcctctctccaaacaaaaaaagacagtgtgGAAAAAGAACATGTTGTTTGAAGATCCAGGCAGAACTTCTGTTTGAGCTCTTGTAATTTCAACTCATGGCACTGAAGAActagatttaattttttctggGCACCTGTAGCACTCTGGATAGAAAAAGGCAGTGAATGTTTACCTGGACTAGACCCAGAATGAGAAATGCACAGATACCAAAGTTGTGAACTGCAGCCAGACTAGCCATAAACAACGGCCCAGCACAGAAAATAGGAGTAATAAATTTAGCCATTTTTGTAAACATCTCCTCCTTACTAAtctcttattttttcctataatgGAAATACATACTGTATTTCTTTGTTCCAAGCTCTGGTCTGTTTCTGTTTTAGCTTTGTGGCACAGTTGCTAAGTGCAACAGGCTAGAGACACTAACATTAATACAAACAAGTTGGAAAGTCAGCTCAAGTTATTACAGTTTTGCTATACCAGGCCATTTTTCACAGCATGTATTCTCTGATCACAAATGCTTTGTAAGATCTTTTATTATGGAAGACTGGAAGCAAACTGGAGTTTTTCATTTAACTGATGTGGTTGAACATACCCTTCTGATATGCCTTATGCAATAAACAAATCATGTCTCATCTTATGAAGATGATACATTTGCTATACATACCAGTAATTTAAAATGCTCCTcaacaaagcagcattttcatAGACAAATTAACAGAAAAGGAGACAATACATTTCAGAATACCATAGAACAAGTAAAGCCCTTTCATTAGCTGAATTATAAATTCATAACTGTTCATCACATACTTTGAATTTCTGACTGCTCAAGCAATTTAACCCTCAGCCAACTGCAGgacaaggaaaaacattttaaacattttatatcGATGTCATTGTAGGTGCGAGAGTAAAAACTAGTATTCCATGTTTTTAGCTCTAAAAGTTTTGCTCCCAGAAGTGAAATAACTGTTAatagttcagaagaaaaataataattgttgACATGTCAAAAGAAAGTTGTACTAAAAACTAAGCTGCTGTAAATCTGAGTTTGCTTAGATCAttcctaaaaaaattttttaaaaaaagctgatcCTAGACCACCTGTTAACTAGGAAGAGCACTAGAACACTGATTTCATGAGAAAAGATGTGCTTAAAAGCTGTGTTTGAGATGTCTACTATGAAGTTTTGAATTCTTCCTTATCTTTCAAATATTTGGAttataattttgttaaaaaaaagtagacCAAATACAGAAAGTGCATTGGTCGGGATTTTGTCTCACTACAATTCAGTGTTTCGTATCTAAATGTACATACCATTTAGAGGCCATTTTTGAAATGTTATCAGTCAACAGCAACATGGGCACCAGTGAATCAGAAAACACACCTTAGGATTTTGTTCTTAAATTATATAAGTTAGATAAAACTACCCTGTCCAGCAAGTTCTGAATTTTTCAAACGTTAAGGCAACTTTCATTACTTTCCAGCTAAACagtattataaaaaataaatgtcacttCAAACCTTATATACACAGTGACAAGAGTAGATTTAGCTAGAAAGTATCTTTAGTACATTAATAAAGTGTCACGTAATATTACCGAGGTTATATCAGGTGCTTGAGTGTATGTGCAATTGGAGTGGTTGCAATACTTAAAGTACTGGTTTCAAAACAGAGCGCAGTGAACGTCCTTCTTTAGTGAGTTCTCGTGTTACACACATACATGGCAGCGGAACagcctcctctcttctctctacAGCATTATAGCTACATTTCTTCAAGTGGTCAGCCATGCTTACGATGTCAGCAAACTTCCACTCATTCACAGTACAGAAGGCTGTACTGAAGCGCCAAACCTAGAAAATAAGTTGCACTTAGGCTCAAAATGTTTTAACATACCTGAACTCAgagcagaaaattaaatgtttgtgcTATAATACTTTCAGGCAATGTTTTGCATCTACTATAAATCACACTAAAAATCAACATGACAAAATTGTTTATAGTCAGTCCCAGGCCGATTCAGATTCCAAGTCAACTCTGAACACTGGGAAGAAGGACAGGCAATATTTTTTGCATCTACAAAGTAGATGCAATCAGAAGTTAAATGACAAAGTATTGCATGACCAGTCACAACAATCCACTTCTGAAATTATCAACTTCTGCAATTCCAAATGACTGGTGCAGATACTCTGCAGTTCTGGGGGGGGCTGGTGGGAAATGGTGAAAACTGTACTATACGAAGGTCACTCAAAGGTTTTAAGAATTATTTACATACTTATGGCACTCAATATCATGGCAATGGATAGAGTCTCAATAGGTTAGCAAAAATTAAAACTGCTGTAAACAGGATAAAGGCAAGAAAAGCAAATTTCATAGGCAAGTTTCCCACTTTCATAGAATATTGACATTAAAGAAAATCACGAAGCAATCatccagtattttaaaatcttgggAAGAACAGAGGTTAATTTATTTACATCCAGTAAAAACTAGACAGGAAGTACTTCTACTTCTTCAAGTGCAGAGAAGACTGAACCAACCTGCTAGCTATTTTCACTAATTGTTGTTCTATACAACAACCTGTTTCTTGAAGGGACATTACATCAAAAACCAGTAGTAACGATAGTGATCAGGGAAAACATTAAGGGAAAAAGCAGAGACATGACCAATTTAATACTTGCCCTTtcaccttcaaaataaaaaataacttacCTTTTCTTTTATCTGCCAAGAAGAACTTCCATCTGGGTACTTTCTCTTCTCCCAAAGCAGTATCACCATTCCACGTGCTTGAAGCAAGCTCCCACACACGTCTCTCATTAAACGTGACACTCTTGAAAGCTGACATAAACTAAAGCCATCTAGAAAACTAGCAATGTGCTGCAGAACCTCAAAAGGTAGACTACTCAGATGGTCATTGTGTAGTCCAATTAAGCAGCTTTTTGCTGGTTCTACTAACACTGTGGATATACAAGGCTGAACTCCAAATGACCGTAAGTGGCGGTCATGAATAATTTTTGCCCCTTGTGTTGAAGGACAAAACCTTCGTTGAGAATATGTACACCCATAATATGCCAAAGGACACCTCTGCTCCATCCAGCCATTAAGGCCAGCATGAATGTCACCATGCACATTCTTAAAATGCGATGAAAATTCATTCCTCCTAAACAACTGTCCACAAACAAATGTAAACATTGAACGCTGTTTTGTTTGGTATCTAGCCACATATTCCAATACCAAATCCAGTCCAAGGGTCTGGAATGGACTTGGATTTGAGAGCTGTGGGTTGGCATGATCACACGCAGAAGCTGAAGCTATTTCCCCCACCATTGTATTTGTGGCCAATATAGCAGATGGGAGAGAAAACGTTTGGGTCCCAAAGTCAACGTGATACACATCGACAGCGCGACTTTCCGATATCCCCCTACCTCCAGGAGAATCTCCTAGGCaaaacagcagagctgcagtgatTAGATCAATCCCCTGAAGACCCATAGGATCTTCTGTTACTTCCAAATCTGATGTATCAACAGCTTTGTCTTCTTTTGGTGTAGACCAATAGTGGTTAACAAGGAATTTGTATGATCGATGCCGTAAAAGTGAAAATGCATCTACGTTTCTCAATCTTTCTTGCTCCACTTGTCTCTCTAACATTTCTTCTTCATTAGCATTATGGGGAAGTAGTACATGAGTAATGTTGCCATTAACTAAGTGATCAGCTGATATTACTTCTTTAAGTTGTGCTGTTACAGGGAAGGAGCTGCAAGACTGTAATGTTTCATCATCGTGAGATGCAGTACATTCACCATTTGCTACACTGGATGGTTTTGAATTAGATACACCAAGATCTTCATTCTGGTCCAACACCTTTGAACATTCATTCTCTACATGAAACCCATTACACAGAAGGGAGGAGTTACTGAGGTTTAGATTTAAGTCATGTTTTTGCATTACATCATAACAAATATCACTAGAACCATTTTGCTCCATTTGTGAATTTTGACTCAGGCTATCAAAGTTAATGCCCCCAACCGCTCCTACGTTATCTTCATCTGGATATTCATGGTCAGACTTTTTATCCTGAATAATGCCGTTGGAAGCTTGTTCTTTAGTCTCAGTATCTTCTTTCATTTCATGCGGTGAAATGCAGAGCCTTGAACTTAACATATTAATGTCCCTTGTAGCAGTGTTCAGGATATCCAGAGCAGCAGCTAAACTCCTCGTTGTTTCTACAGTAGCTTGATAAAGTGCACCATAGGACTCTTCATCTACAGGCATCAAACCATTTGAATGCACTGTATCTGGGGCACTTGATTTGACAGAGGCTTGCTCTCTGGATTCTGGTATTTGATCACCTGCTTTTGACATCATAGTTGCTACTTTAAGTGATTCTAATAACATGCGTTGGTCTTGAAGGGCTAAAGCCATATCTAGCTGCTCCACTTCATCAACATCTTTACTCAGATTTTCGTAAGATTTTCGGTCTGCGTAACTGACTGGCCATCTATTCCACTCCATGGTGCAACATACCACACTTGCAGGACAAACTTCTAGATGATCAGCAATTTTATTTCGGGCTACTATGAAGGGGCATCCAAAGCCACTATTCAAACAAGGCACTCTTTCAAGTGGACATAACATGCGATGTTCCTCAGCTTTACATGAGTGAAAAACTGCTCCACAAACCAGCGGGCAGCCAATCAAATCACAGGAAATGCCAGGCTCTGGTCTGGTCATACAACGACGGCTGACACAGTTCACACAGTGTAAATGTTGTTGATGTTCCTCCATGACTGTAAATCCAATTCTGAgtgaagagaaaggagacaaAAGCAGGAAACATTAACTCAATATTGTTAACATTTACTATTACTTGCAGTTTTGCATCCTCTGTGTGTACAGAGAGATATATGTTAACACAATGTGAACTGATCAGTAGCCTTTTTAAGAGAACAAGTATATGAAATTTTATCACAAAGAAATGGTGTTTAAAAGTTCACCTGAAAATTAAAGATGGACATTTGTATCGGGGTTCAAGACACAGTCTATGCATTCATTCATCAGGTATAATATATGCAACTTAGGTACAAATGTTGTATAATGCTTTCCTCTGGAACAGCATTTTTCCCCTGCCCATTACAAATAGATGActcaatgaaaaacaaagcatgatTGCTGACTATGGCCTACTACCTAAAATCATAAACCATACAACTCTACAGAGTAAGGAGATGAATAAAGGAAGCCAGATTCATCCTCATCTCCAGTTCTCCAAGCAACCTATTCCCTGGGCTGCTTGGTACCACACCTAAGCTTCTGACATCTTCTTCATGCAGATCTGTTTAAGGCAATCTGCAGCCCTCAGTGTACATCTCAATCCCCTGTCGTATCCCATTTGCTCCTCTCCATGCTTCTGACAGACAGCAGTCCTTTACAACAGctcttcactctttttttcttcacctatAGCGTATAGCTCCTCCCTTATTTTTATTAGTAGTTGTTGCACAAGGGTAGCAATTATACTACACATTAAGTCCTTTTATTTCATTGAAAACTTTTACATAAAACTTTACTACGCAACATAGTCCTATCTATACCTCCAGTTCAGTCCACaagaggtaatttttttaatgcatcctATGGCCATCCTGATTACAATACCAGCAGTTCAAAGTGTAAGGGTAACACAACAACTTTACGTAATGAGGCCAAACAGCGctaaaaatccaaataaaatttATTGCATAATCTATTATAACATATTgacacaaacaaaagaaatcgATTCTTTGTTGTggtatgaaggaaaaaaaaaaaagtagactttGCATCTTTGTACCATACTTCAAGAAGCTCTGGAACTGCTCAGTAGCTGGAATGCAGGCCCACACAAGTGACCAAACTCTCCCCTATGCTCTAACAAACTCCCTCTCGTAAGTGATACCATTAGGATTACAGTTCAGAGATATTAGGGAATGACTTGCACAGAGCCAAATCTCAAAATACTGTCCCAAAAATACACTGCTCAGTTACATCTTTTCCTCACTCCCCATCCTCCCacaattttcttggaaaataaaatgtttatagaaTTGAAGATTAATAAAAATGGTCCCTTATCTTATTCTGGCTAACAACTGCCCTCATGCATTGTCTTCAGGTTAAACACTTCAGTTTTAATGCATTAAaacttcttaaattaaaaatactctaaactgtaaaaataaaactgcttagTATTATTCCTTTTGTTCAAACTGAAGGTAAGAGGAAACAAAACTGTCTTTTAGACACTCCactttatttaaagtatttaaatagaAATCTATGTGACACTTCACTCACTTGTATTCTTTTAATGCTTTGAAATTCATGCCAACTTTAAGTAGCAATCAATCCTCATCCCCCCATCCGTCGTAATTTGGATAACTCAAATATTTTAGCCACCCACTCTCCTGAACACTTCTAACAAAGAAGCATATGTGCTACACTTAGCAGGCAAAACACAGCTGAATTTTCCCCACCATACCTTAGTATTTATATACTGAGTAACAAGTAAGTTTCAAATAAACTGTCAAGTGCATCAGTCACTGAACTCAGTGACTGACTTGCTAAAGATTTCAGCAAACCTTTCTGGCACACAACTTGCTTTAactttgtcctggtttcggctggggtagagctattttttcttcttagtagctagaatagtgctgtgttttggatttagtatgggATTTGGGataagaatgttgataatacactgatgttttcagttgttgctaagagatcaaggaccttccaacttcccatgtcctgtccatgtgcaggtgcacaagaagctgggagggagcacagcctgagcaacagacccaaatgaaatattccatatcatatagatgagggttggcggGGACGCTCACTCTcctcttctgggattgtggtttcacagtttctcttctctgggatcgctagccaggaacaggctgagcATCAGTCATCAGGTGGTGAGCAATAGCACtgtgcatcactcatttgtatattctattattactttcattattattttaattttattttatttcaattattaaattgtttttatctcaacctatgagtcttcttacctttacccctccaattcactcccccacccccccagctggGGAAGGGTGAGCTAGCaactgcatggtgtttggctgccagctgggtttaaaccacaacaaactcGCATATTAAGTCAGATAGCATCTACTGCAAAGAGCTGAAACATGTTCAGTAAAGAATGAACAAGAGTAAACTATTTGACTTCTCTATTTTTAGTTCTTCCAGCAAAGACCTAAGTAATTCCTGCCAAATATGGCAGCCTACCTGTTGCTAGGCcaaagaaatttcagttttgcatCACGACTGAAACCGAATGAACTCTAGTTCTCCTCAAGTCAACAAGTGAGCAGAGATCAAAAGGGAGTTCTCAGGTTATGTGTATATTTTAAAGCGCTTAACACAAAATGGAAACAGCCCTGAAAGAGAAAATTGCTAGTTTATAATGCAAGAGCCCTCACAGAGCTCAGCCCTTGCTTCATGTATCTAAACACAGTCCCGCTCCCATAAAACAAGCAGTCTGCTAGCAGTAAGGCTTAATTTAATCAGTTACCcataattatgttttaaaatatttttttttaaaaaaaaaaccacatggtTTACCTACTTTGCAGAAAGCTGTGCACCCTGCTCACTTGAAGACGGCCAGAAGCGAGCCACTTCTGGAGCAGAAGGCCAGCGTGTGAGCTAGCGCACACTGCTCTGCCAGCACTGTTCTACTGCTTCTAGGCCAAAGCTGGCTCACATGCAAACACCTCAGAACACGGTCAAACTCTGCTCATGTTTGCCTGCACCATTTGTGCAGACATACCCTAAATTAGTCAACCATCATTAAATACTATCTTTAAATAGCCTATGTGAGCTTACACAGGAGAACATTCTATTAAGACATTAAAACATCCTCCTCCCTAACACACTATCTTGGTCTTTACAAGTCAGATTGTGAAACCTGAGTTGCATGATGGTAACTGGCTTTCCTCAGGCTCCTGGACTCCTTTCACACATAAGATAATATTCATCAAAACTTAATAATTTCATAGAAGCAAATGAAATTTTCAAGCGTGTAAGGAGGAGACAAAACAAAACCTGGTGAA
Proteins encoded in this region:
- the FBXO30 gene encoding F-box only protein 30, encoding MEEHQQHLHCVNCVSRRCMTRPEPGISCDLIGCPLVCGAVFHSCKAEEHRMLCPLERVPCLNSGFGCPFIVARNKIADHLEVCPASVVCCTMEWNRWPVSYADRKSYENLSKDVDEVEQLDMALALQDQRMLLESLKVATMMSKAGDQIPESREQASVKSSAPDTVHSNGLMPVDEESYGALYQATVETTRSLAAALDILNTATRDINMLSSRLCISPHEMKEDTETKEQASNGIIQDKKSDHEYPDEDNVGAVGGINFDSLSQNSQMEQNGSSDICYDVMQKHDLNLNLSNSSLLCNGFHVENECSKVLDQNEDLGVSNSKPSSVANGECTASHDDETLQSCSSFPVTAQLKEVISADHLVNGNITHVLLPHNANEEEMLERQVEQERLRNVDAFSLLRHRSYKFLVNHYWSTPKEDKAVDTSDLEVTEDPMGLQGIDLITAALLFCLGDSPGGRGISESRAVDVYHVDFGTQTFSLPSAILATNTMVGEIASASACDHANPQLSNPSPFQTLGLDLVLEYVARYQTKQRSMFTFVCGQLFRRNEFSSHFKNVHGDIHAGLNGWMEQRCPLAYYGCTYSQRRFCPSTQGAKIIHDRHLRSFGVQPCISTVLVEPAKSCLIGLHNDHLSSLPFEVLQHIASFLDGFSLCQLSRVSRLMRDVCGSLLQARGMVILLWEKRKYPDGSSSWQIKEKVWRFSTAFCTVNEWKFADIVSMADHLKKCSYNAVERREEAVPLPCMCVTRELTKEGRSLRSVLKPVL